The following coding sequences lie in one Rutidosis leptorrhynchoides isolate AG116_Rl617_1_P2 chromosome 4, CSIRO_AGI_Rlap_v1, whole genome shotgun sequence genomic window:
- the LOC139842446 gene encoding U-box domain-containing protein 33-like codes for MYPLDTDDDEDIVEAVQDLFKEVHVGDRVGSSSTPCPNPAHKGGSSNVITYKIENRAGKKIVKKMVNVFSFDFCSALSLCGGSVIYNFCSIKKNSQISGEIVQQTGRIEDKVYVAVGNDLKECRSTLLWALQNSGGVCVEVQYIETEYIEKGIVEFVLQHNVRRLVLGAAADMQNSSLYAKEKLFLRGKSIPSSAYVSEGHQIILHTDNPTQDDGTTSKFNEDNQNATSFSLRQERSINDELYDLLVQAIEDADKSKRDAFEESIRCRKLQKDVIEAKRKVSVSKKLCAKELRIRLEVEEMLERTVEELQMELEQKSSLESQIADSVDIVNELEQEVFSKDNQLKIYKKERDKLKVECDDAVRLVEELTEKHADEALNFYSEFESSEVKDVIRNFDPSLKIGEGSSHTTI; via the exons ATGTATCCACTTGATACTGACGACGATGAAGATATCGTAGAAGCGGTTCAAGATTTGTTCAAAGAAGTTCATGTTGGTGATCGAGTTGGTTCTTCTTCGACTCCGTGTCCCAATCCGGCACATAAAGGTGGGTCCTCCAATGTTATAACATACAAGATCGAGAATCGAGCCgggaaaaaaattgtaaaaaaaatggtAAATG TATTTAGCTTTGATTTTTGCTCCGCTTTATCTCTTTGTGGAGGCTCGGTTATCTATAATTTTTGTTCAATT aaaaaaaattcacaAATTAGTGGTGAAATTGTTCAACAAACAGGTCGTATTGAGGACAAAGTCTACGTAGCTGTTGGGAATGACTTGAAAGAATGTCGGTCAACTCTACTGTGGGCCCTACAGAATTCAGGAG GTGTGTGCGTGGAGGTGCAGTATATTGAAACGGAATATATCGAGAAAGGTATTGTtgaatttgtacttcaacacaatGTCAGAAGGCTTGTCCTGGGAGCAGCCGCAGACATGCAAAATTCAAG TTTATACGCAAAGGAGAAGTTATTTTTACGAG GAAAG AGTATTCCGAGTTCAGCATATGTTAGTGAAGGACATCAAATTATATTACATACTGACAACCCAACTCAAGACGATGGTACAACGTCTAAATTCAACGAGGATAATCAAAACGCTACATCATTCAGTCTCAGA CAAGAAAGAAGTATAAATGATGAGCTTTATGACCTGCTTGTACAAGCCATTGAAGATGCAGATAAGTCCAAACGAGATGCTTTTGAGGAGTCTATCAGGTGTCGGAAATTACAAAAAGATGTCATAGAGGCTAAGCGAAAG GTGAGTGTATCTAAAAAGTTGTGTGCGAAAGAACTGAGAATAAGGCTAGAGGTAGAAGAGATGCTAGAAAGAACCGTGGAAGAACTCCAAATGGAACTCGAACAAAAGTCATCTCTAGAAAGTCAAATTGCAGATTCTGTCGATATTGTAAACGAGCTTGAACAGGAAGTGTTCTCTAAGGATAATCAACTTAAAATTTATAAAAAAGAACGTGACAAATTGAAGGTAGAATGTGATGATGCAGTTAGACTAGTCGAGGAACTAACAGAGAAACATGCAGACGAAGCCTTAAACTTTTACTCTGAGTTTGAGTCTTCAGAAGTTAAAGACGTCATTCGTAACTTTGACCCGTCACTTAAGATAGGAGAAGGGAGTTCTCATACTACGATTTGA